One genomic window of Anaerolineae bacterium includes the following:
- a CDS encoding 3-oxoadipate CoA-transferase subunit A: MSKLMTLSEAINRYVQDGDLVYAAGFTHLIPFAAGHEIIRQHKKNLVLARATPDLIYDQIVAAGCARKVIFSYMGNPGVGSLRIVRAEIEAGNLEWEEYSHFSMISRLQAGASGLPFMPMNPTAAGDLERVNSNYRQVIDPYSGNVVVVVPPLKPDVAIVHVQRCDADGNAHIWGIIGEQKEAAFAAERVIITAEEIVDESVIRSDPNRTLIPAFIVDAVCHVPYCAHPSYTQGYYDRDNEFYLQWDEISKSRQKVQEYLEEWVFGVADRNAYWEKLGDEVHQRLRVGERLSSPVNYGLY; the protein is encoded by the coding sequence ATGAGCAAATTGATGACTTTATCCGAAGCGATCAATAGATACGTGCAAGATGGTGATCTGGTCTATGCGGCTGGCTTTACCCACTTAATCCCTTTTGCAGCCGGGCACGAGATCATTCGCCAACATAAGAAAAACTTAGTATTGGCTCGTGCTACTCCCGATTTGATCTACGATCAAATTGTAGCTGCTGGTTGCGCAAGAAAAGTAATCTTTTCGTATATGGGCAACCCTGGGGTTGGTTCATTACGGATTGTTCGCGCCGAGATCGAGGCAGGCAACCTGGAATGGGAAGAGTACTCCCACTTTAGCATGATCTCTCGCTTACAAGCGGGTGCAAGCGGTTTACCTTTTATGCCGATGAACCCGACTGCCGCTGGCGATTTAGAACGCGTAAATAGCAACTACCGACAGGTGATCGATCCATATAGTGGCAATGTGGTCGTTGTTGTGCCTCCATTGAAACCGGATGTGGCTATCGTCCATGTTCAACGCTGTGATGCGGATGGCAACGCCCATATCTGGGGCATTATTGGCGAACAAAAGGAAGCCGCATTTGCTGCTGAGCGGGTGATCATTACGGCTGAGGAGATTGTAGATGAAAGTGTGATCCGCTCTGACCCGAATCGAACCCTGATTCCGGCTTTCATTGTGGATGCGGTTTGCCATGTGCCCTATTGTGCACATCCCTCCTATACGCAGGGGTACTACGATCGGGATAATGAATTCTACCTGCAATGGGATGAGATCAGCAAGAGCCGCCAAAAGGTGCAGGAGTATCTTGAAGAATGGGTTTTCGGGGTGGCAGATCGAAACGCTTATTGGGAAAAACTTGGTGATGAAGTGCACCAACGATTGCGGGTTGGCGAGCGATTGAGCAGCCCGGTGAATTACGGCCTGTACTAG
- a CDS encoding 3-oxoadipate CoA-transferase subunit B, with protein MSEYTSPELLTINAARLLRDGDVVFVGVGLPNLACNLARRTHAPNLVMIYEAGVIGAQPARLPLSIGDPTLVSGALSVCSMYDIFALYLQRGNIDVGFLGGAQIDRFGNINATVIGDYAHPKVRLPGSGGSMEIAAWANRCYIITPHQKRRFPEKVDFRTSAGFLNHRSEREAAGLRGSGPQAIVTDIGILEPDENGELILTALHPGRTVEEAKENTGWELKISASLRFTEPPSEKELKILREELDPNRIYLKGGE; from the coding sequence ATGAGCGAATATACTTCACCTGAACTGTTGACCATCAATGCTGCCCGTCTCCTCCGGGATGGAGATGTAGTTTTTGTGGGTGTGGGCTTACCAAATCTTGCCTGCAATCTTGCCCGCCGCACCCACGCCCCCAACCTGGTCATGATTTACGAAGCGGGCGTGATTGGCGCCCAACCAGCCCGATTACCGCTCTCGATTGGAGACCCCACCCTGGTTTCTGGAGCGCTTTCAGTTTGTAGCATGTATGATATTTTTGCCCTTTACCTGCAACGCGGTAATATTGATGTTGGTTTTCTGGGAGGCGCCCAAATCGATCGCTTTGGTAATATCAATGCCACGGTCATTGGCGATTACGCACACCCCAAAGTTCGCCTGCCTGGCTCAGGCGGATCGATGGAAATTGCAGCCTGGGCAAACCGTTGTTATATCATCACTCCCCATCAGAAACGGCGTTTCCCTGAAAAGGTCGACTTTCGAACTTCGGCTGGCTTCTTAAACCACCGTAGCGAACGGGAAGCTGCCGGCTTAAGAGGTAGTGGTCCTCAAGCGATTGTCACTGATATCGGGATCCTCGAGCCGGATGAAAACGGAGAATTAATACTCACTGCGCTCCATCCTGGTCGAACGGTTGAGGAGGCAAAAGAAAATACCGGCTGGGAGTTGAAAATTTCAGCTTCTCTCAGGTTTACAGAACCGCCAAGTGAGAAGGAACTGAAAATACTGCGCGAAGAGCTTGACCCGAACCGCATTTACTTGAAAGGGGGGGAATAA
- a CDS encoding Delta-1-pyrroline-5-carboxylate dehydrogenase, with translation MTEQFKLTYATMFNPPEELHLRFDEALQRVKANLGREYGLIINNQDRFTDAKVEDRSPINQDLVLGIFQKGGVAEAQEALKAARTAFPKWSRLDWRERVNYLRKVADLIDQRTFDIAAALCLEVGKNRMEALGDVAETADLIRYACDQMEKNNGYIVQMGSDPLVGYKATNISVLRPYGVWLVISPFNFPSALSGGPMGAALVTGNTVVIKPATDTPWTVRLLVECFRDAGLPEGVCNYVTGPGSTLGQALIESELVDGITFTGSYDVGMKIYRDFAQGKYVRPIILELGGKNPAIVSRHADLERAAIGIVRSAFGLQGQKCSACSRVYVEEPMYEALVNRLVELTQKLAIGDPTDRNVYLGPVINQKAYQDYQHYAEELSQAGTILTGGKILTDGDYGKGYFCSPTLVTDLPLEHRLWKHEMFLPITTIAKVVNLEQAMQLANDVDYGLTAGFYGTKEEAKWFFDNIQAGVTYANRPQGATTGAWPGYQPFGGWKASGSTGKNAGGLYYLPLYLHEQIQTLIE, from the coding sequence ATGACGGAACAATTCAAATTGACTTATGCGACGATGTTTAATCCACCCGAGGAACTCCATCTCCGTTTCGATGAAGCCTTACAGCGAGTGAAGGCAAATCTGGGTAGGGAATATGGTTTAATCATCAACAATCAGGATCGTTTTACGGACGCAAAGGTCGAGGATCGCTCACCAATCAATCAAGACCTGGTATTGGGGATTTTTCAGAAAGGCGGGGTTGCAGAAGCTCAGGAAGCCTTGAAGGCAGCGCGCACAGCCTTTCCAAAATGGAGCCGCCTAGACTGGAGAGAGCGGGTAAATTATCTTCGCAAAGTTGCCGACCTGATTGATCAACGCACATTTGATATTGCCGCTGCTTTATGTCTGGAAGTTGGCAAAAACCGCATGGAAGCGCTTGGAGATGTTGCCGAAACGGCTGATCTCATCCGCTATGCCTGCGATCAGATGGAGAAAAATAACGGTTACATTGTTCAAATGGGCAGCGATCCACTGGTTGGATACAAAGCGACCAATATTTCGGTTTTACGACCCTATGGTGTCTGGCTGGTCATCAGTCCCTTTAATTTTCCAAGCGCATTGAGTGGGGGACCGATGGGAGCGGCTTTAGTGACCGGCAATACGGTCGTGATCAAACCGGCTACCGATACGCCCTGGACGGTGCGTCTTCTAGTGGAGTGCTTCCGTGATGCCGGCTTACCCGAAGGGGTCTGCAATTATGTTACCGGACCAGGTAGCACGCTTGGGCAGGCGTTGATCGAAAGCGAACTGGTAGATGGAATTACGTTTACCGGTTCCTACGATGTAGGAATGAAAATTTATCGTGACTTTGCACAAGGGAAATATGTGCGCCCAATCATTCTGGAGTTAGGGGGTAAAAATCCAGCGATTGTCAGCCGCCATGCTGACCTGGAACGCGCGGCAATTGGGATCGTGCGATCTGCCTTTGGATTACAAGGGCAAAAGTGTTCAGCTTGCTCACGAGTTTATGTCGAAGAGCCCATGTATGAAGCGCTGGTCAATCGCCTGGTCGAATTGACTCAGAAGCTGGCGATCGGCGACCCAACCGATCGGAATGTTTATTTGGGACCAGTAATCAATCAAAAAGCCTATCAAGATTATCAGCATTATGCGGAGGAATTGTCGCAAGCCGGCACCATTTTGACCGGTGGAAAAATCCTGACCGATGGGGATTACGGTAAAGGCTATTTTTGTAGTCCTACACTGGTAACCGATTTGCCCTTAGAACATCGCCTTTGGAAACATGAAATGTTCCTACCCATTACGACCATTGCCAAAGTCGTCAATTTGGAACAGGCGATGCAACTGGCAAATGACGTGGATTACGGTCTTACGGCGGGCTTTTATGGCACAAAGGAAGAAGCAAAATGGTTCTTTGATAACATCCAGGCTGGCGTCACCTATGCAAACCGTCCTCAGGGAGCGACAACCGGCGCATGGCCTGGTTATCAACCGTTTGGTGGATGGAAAGCCAGCGGCTCAACCGGTAAAAATGCCGGTGGACTTTATTACCTGCCACTTTACCTGCATGAACAAATCCAAACCTTGATTGAGTGA
- a CDS encoding Transcription regulator [contains diacylglycerol kinase catalytic domain], giving the protein MRPIVQEFGGADWTGTVYPTHATELAKQAALDGYDLIISAGGDGTTHEVVNGLMQVPPEQRPQLGIVPLGSGNDFAFAVGMNPEPEYAIRQIFTGTPKWVDIGRVEDNRGRVEYWDNALGIGFDAIVTIRSRRFTAFSGFLIYLLAVMQTIILNSKAPHFEIKTGQKSWSDQLLLFILCNGNREGGGFHVYPPAKVDDGVFNYVGIPQVSRAMMLRLLPEVMRGTHLKFSLTRRGEFTEMEIHADQNLVIHTDGEIFSGFGMDIHSLKVNLIPSAIQVVS; this is encoded by the coding sequence TTGCGCCCTATCGTCCAGGAATTTGGTGGAGCAGACTGGACTGGAACCGTTTATCCAACGCATGCCACAGAACTGGCAAAACAAGCCGCGCTGGACGGCTATGATCTCATCATCTCCGCTGGTGGTGATGGAACAACCCACGAGGTGGTCAACGGTTTAATGCAAGTCCCTCCAGAACAACGCCCTCAGCTCGGCATTGTGCCACTTGGCTCCGGCAATGATTTTGCCTTTGCAGTTGGGATGAACCCTGAACCAGAGTATGCCATTCGCCAAATCTTTACCGGTACTCCAAAATGGGTGGACATCGGCAGGGTAGAAGACAACCGCGGCCGGGTTGAATATTGGGACAACGCTTTGGGAATTGGTTTTGATGCGATTGTCACCATCCGCTCGCGCCGTTTTACGGCTTTTAGTGGCTTTCTGATCTATTTACTGGCAGTGATGCAAACGATCATTCTGAACAGCAAAGCTCCCCATTTTGAAATTAAAACCGGGCAAAAATCCTGGTCGGATCAATTGCTTTTATTCATCCTTTGTAATGGTAACCGCGAAGGAGGTGGTTTCCATGTCTACCCTCCGGCTAAGGTCGATGATGGTGTCTTTAATTACGTTGGCATTCCCCAGGTCTCTCGAGCCATGATGCTAAGGCTCTTACCCGAGGTGATGCGAGGTACTCATCTTAAATTTAGCCTGACCCGGAGAGGGGAGTTTACCGAAATGGAAATTCATGCCGATCAAAATCTGGTTATCCACACCGATGGAGAAATTTTCTCCGGCTTTGGCATGGACATCCACTCCCTTAAGGTCAATCTCATTCCGTCCGCCATCCAGGTGGTTAGCTAA